In one window of Rhizobium sp. ACO-34A DNA:
- a CDS encoding histidine kinase, with amino-acid sequence MVHRLTWFEPRRGDEQLREFFITALIDMSASLTLQDCQGKYVCITTLPPRWSLPAGTEPSDEAIFGADIGARLVELKAGLNKPGDRAELEIESGDDTFFEFRCRLIEMSNGKLHMMTIVLDRTEDRRRERLLRALLREVSHRSKNLLAIIQSIASQTARYSGTLEMFLGKFRGRLHALSQSQDLITDSSWRGAYFRDLLRQQVERYVPDNRDLVRATGEDILLTPNASLHIGLALHELIVNAVSHGDFVARRRPIEVSCSRVDGEKGPEIRILWKEPLDKMDGESVEASRAARFGSTVLERVVPSSVNGSAAHTLEAGEVRYELRFPLEAVD; translated from the coding sequence TTGGTCCATCGGTTGACATGGTTTGAACCTCGGCGTGGCGATGAGCAGTTGCGCGAGTTTTTCATAACCGCCCTGATCGATATGAGCGCCAGCCTTACCCTGCAGGATTGTCAGGGCAAGTATGTCTGCATCACGACTCTGCCGCCGCGCTGGTCTCTACCTGCCGGCACCGAGCCGAGCGACGAGGCAATCTTCGGGGCTGATATCGGTGCGCGCCTGGTGGAGTTGAAAGCGGGCCTGAACAAGCCCGGAGACCGGGCCGAACTGGAGATCGAATCCGGTGACGACACCTTCTTCGAATTCCGCTGTCGGCTGATCGAGATGTCGAACGGCAAGCTGCACATGATGACGATCGTTCTCGATCGCACCGAGGACCGCCGGCGCGAGCGGCTGCTGCGTGCTCTTCTGCGCGAGGTCAGCCATCGTTCCAAGAACCTGCTGGCGATCATCCAGAGCATTGCTTCGCAGACCGCGCGCTATTCCGGGACGCTGGAAATGTTCCTCGGCAAGTTCCGCGGGCGGCTGCATGCGCTTTCCCAGTCCCAGGACCTGATCACCGATTCCAGCTGGCGCGGCGCCTATTTCCGCGATCTGCTGAGGCAGCAGGTGGAACGCTATGTGCCGGATAATCGCGATCTCGTGCGTGCCACCGGCGAGGATATTCTTCTGACACCGAATGCCTCGCTGCATATCGGGCTTGCGCTGCACGAACTCATCGTCAACGCGGTCAGCCATGGCGACTTCGTCGCCCGCCGCAGACCGATCGAGGTGAGTTGCTCGCGGGTCGATGGCGAAAAGGGGCCGGAGATCCGCATCCTGTGGAAAGAACCTCTCGACAAGATGGATGGCGAAAGCGTGGAGGCTTCCCGCGCGGCCCGTTTCGGCAGTACGGTGCTGGAGCGCGTGGTGCCGTCTTCGGTGAACGGGTCGGCGGCTCACACGCTGGAGGCTGGCGAGGTCCGCTACGAACTCAGGTTCCCGCTCGAAGCCGTGGATTGA
- a CDS encoding response regulator (in Caulobacter crescentus, CC3477 is differentially expressed in minimal salts media with glucose as compared to complex media) — MSLTARVAAHLPYLRRYARAVTGSQTSGDAYVAAVLEALIEDISIFPKSGDDRVSLYRLFVTIFDSTSVEIPEVVSPFAWEKRAAANLSAVPTRARHAFLLITVEGFTPTEAAEILGVSDEEFSALFNEASVEISRQVATDVMIIEDEPLIALDIEQMVEDLGHRVTGIARTHGEAVDLYNRTSPKMVLADIQLADGSSGIDAVNDILKVDSVPVIFITAFPERLLTGERPEPAFLVTKPFNPDMVKALISQALFFNERVAEQA, encoded by the coding sequence ATGTCACTGACTGCCCGCGTTGCTGCCCATCTGCCCTATCTTCGACGCTATGCCCGCGCCGTAACAGGGTCGCAGACATCCGGCGATGCCTATGTGGCGGCCGTTCTCGAAGCACTGATCGAGGATATATCCATCTTCCCGAAGTCGGGCGATGACCGCGTGTCACTCTACAGGCTTTTCGTTACGATTTTCGATTCGACTTCGGTCGAAATCCCGGAAGTCGTGTCGCCCTTTGCCTGGGAAAAGCGTGCCGCCGCCAACCTTTCCGCAGTCCCGACGCGGGCACGTCACGCCTTCCTGCTGATCACCGTCGAGGGTTTTACCCCGACGGAGGCTGCAGAGATCCTCGGCGTCAGTGACGAAGAGTTCAGCGCGCTGTTCAACGAGGCCTCCGTCGAGATTTCCCGACAGGTGGCGACCGATGTGATGATCATCGAGGACGAGCCATTGATCGCGCTCGATATCGAGCAGATGGTGGAAGATCTTGGTCACCGCGTCACCGGCATTGCCCGCACCCACGGAGAGGCGGTCGATCTCTACAATCGCACCAGCCCGAAGATGGTGCTGGCCGACATCCAGCTCGCGGATGGCAGTTCCGGCATCGACGCTGTGAACGATATCCTGAAGGTCGATTCGGTACCGGTGATTTTCATCACCGCCTTTCCGGAACGTCTGCTGACGGGCGAACGTCCGGAGCCGGCCTTCCTGGTCACCAAGCCGTTCAATCCGGACATGGTGAAGGCGTTGATCAGCCAGGCGCTGTTCTTCAACGAGCGGGTGGCCGAGCAAGCCTGA
- a CDS encoding guanine deaminase has translation MRDKVLLASGFHAPVAGEVDVLEDALIAVDGEGAILSVTRRGAADYDALKARAVAEGRLERLPEGSYLLPGFVDCHVHAPQYPQLGGALDVPLEVWLQKYTFPLEARYADLAFAKRAYGLLVEDLIANGTTTTLYFATVHQDATRALVDTCLEKGQRALIGKVAMDNAESCPDYYRDASVDAALDGTRALIDYVRMHPDNAAGLVKPVVTPRFIPSCTDATLEGLGAIAGECGCHVQTHCSESDWEHGYVLSRHGMTDTESLDRFGLLGRHTMLAHSNLLTASDMEKIRVREAAVAHCPLSNAYFAGAVFPLRAALEKGLHVGLGTDISGGPSASMLENCRAAVTVSRLLETGVDPAVDAATRANGQPARIDFRHAFHVATAGGGKALDLPVGQFSPGYRFDAIVIDTTAKAGSMRLWDEFDSGDGILQKIVFTASKANIATVWVDGKTVSSH, from the coding sequence ATGCGCGACAAGGTCCTTCTGGCCTCCGGCTTTCATGCGCCCGTCGCGGGCGAGGTCGATGTTCTGGAAGATGCGCTGATCGCGGTCGATGGCGAAGGGGCGATCCTGTCGGTCACGCGCCGTGGCGCAGCGGATTACGACGCGCTGAAGGCGCGGGCCGTTGCCGAGGGCCGACTGGAGCGGCTGCCGGAGGGCTCGTATCTTCTGCCGGGCTTTGTCGATTGCCATGTGCATGCGCCGCAGTATCCGCAGCTCGGCGGCGCGCTCGACGTGCCGCTGGAGGTCTGGCTGCAGAAATATACCTTCCCGCTGGAAGCCCGCTATGCCGATCTCGCTTTTGCAAAACGGGCCTATGGGCTGCTGGTCGAGGACCTGATCGCCAACGGCACGACGACAACGCTCTATTTCGCAACCGTGCATCAGGACGCGACGCGGGCGCTGGTGGACACCTGCCTCGAAAAGGGCCAGCGTGCGCTGATCGGCAAGGTGGCGATGGACAATGCCGAGAGCTGCCCGGACTATTACCGCGATGCGTCGGTCGATGCGGCGCTCGACGGCACGCGGGCGCTGATCGATTATGTCCGCATGCATCCGGATAACGCGGCGGGTCTGGTCAAGCCGGTCGTCACGCCGCGCTTCATACCGTCCTGCACCGATGCAACGCTGGAAGGGCTTGGCGCGATTGCCGGGGAATGCGGCTGCCATGTGCAGACCCATTGCTCGGAAAGCGACTGGGAGCATGGTTACGTGCTGTCCCGGCATGGCATGACGGATACGGAAAGCCTCGACCGTTTCGGCCTGCTCGGACGGCATACCATGCTCGCCCATTCCAATCTGCTGACCGCGAGCGACATGGAAAAGATCAGGGTGCGGGAGGCGGCCGTGGCCCATTGCCCGCTGTCCAACGCCTATTTCGCCGGCGCGGTTTTCCCGCTCAGGGCCGCGCTGGAAAAGGGGCTGCATGTCGGTCTAGGTACCGATATCTCGGGCGGGCCGAGCGCTTCCATGCTGGAAAACTGCCGCGCGGCGGTGACGGTGTCACGCTTGCTGGAGACGGGTGTGGACCCGGCGGTGGATGCGGCGACAAGGGCCAATGGCCAGCCGGCACGGATCGATTTCCGCCATGCCTTCCATGTGGCCACGGCCGGCGGTGGCAAGGCGCTCGACCTGCCGGTCGGGCAGTTTTCACCGGGATATCGGTTCGACGCCATCGTCATCGATACCACGGCGAAGGCGGGGTCGATGCGTCTGTGGGACGAGTTCGACAGCGGCGACGGCATTCTCCAGAAAATCGTCTTCACGGCATCGAAGGCGAATATCGCGACCGTGTGGGTCGATGGAAAGACGGTTTCCAGCCATTGA